A single genomic interval of Nocardia bhagyanarayanae harbors:
- a CDS encoding oxidoreductase, with amino-acid sequence MGLLDRFRGALNRGGPAARASTSGNEDARYLADWVRTHIGVEGYLEPKTTMTDVTVVLVAADGEWTRRIVGERGAQRLARDLSIPVYEVRKTGYPQRMRDYDARKRIERQRAFEEELRDL; translated from the coding sequence ATGGGTTTGCTGGATCGTTTCCGTGGCGCTCTGAACCGTGGCGGTCCCGCAGCACGTGCGTCGACCTCGGGCAACGAGGACGCCCGCTACCTCGCCGACTGGGTGCGCACGCACATCGGTGTCGAGGGGTACTTGGAGCCGAAGACCACTATGACGGATGTCACCGTGGTGTTGGTCGCTGCCGATGGGGAGTGGACGCGCCGGATCGTCGGGGAGCGGGGGGCTCAGCGGTTGGCCAGGGATCTGAGCATTCCCGTGTACGAGGTTCGGAAGACGGGGTATCCGCAGCGGATGCGGGATTACGACGCTCGGAAGAGGATTGAGCGGCAGCGGGCGTTCGAGGAGGAGTTGCGGGATTTGTAG